In Triticum aestivum cultivar Chinese Spring chromosome 5B, IWGSC CS RefSeq v2.1, whole genome shotgun sequence, the following proteins share a genomic window:
- the LOC123111408 gene encoding uncharacterized protein, whose amino-acid sequence MTDVRPGWVMLDGFVFIRGANTSLPEKGYRPLRAQGTTSQGVNFDIALCLADPPDTSRLYVLSPSDASPDTACDILAAHGNHFLFVITYFLRSHETSNLRCYQDPFICSVISRDLPPLLKRLPAHTEPLIARKVDGAEITLQRLFFPGDAGLLCRDEQVFAVAQLDQLIPISDSNRSEAEIVVLNTDGKDDDAMWEVKRLPILHPNREKLDISPWSTDTVISFKNYICWVDYCMGGILFFDAFKGRPDISYLDLPPVQGPPPDHPPVGRGYLQMYRGVSVTDEGRLLKFVHVDRIDGELVGPSDSGYTITSHTLEITEDGDMGWVQDDIMHSDPVLPSVRTRYDFSILKFPLVSMDDAHVVHFLYSEATNDGHYKISVVTVDMKTKALLSTHPYIKAEDRLGEDTDMYEFKYCKLKSFLPIKFPMSVTRKRKLLD is encoded by the exons ATGACCGACGTCCGCCCCGGCTGGGTGATGCTAGATGGCTTCGTCTTCATCAGGGGCGCCAACACATCCTTGCCGGAGAAGGGCTATCGGCCCTTGAGGGCCCAAGGTACCACCTCCCAGGGCGTCAACTTCGACATCGCACTCTGCCTCGCCGATCCCCCAGACACCTCCCGCCTCTATGTGCTGTCTCCGAGCGATGCGAGTCCAGATACCGCGTGCGACATCTTGGCGGCGCACGGCAACCACTTTCTGTTTGTGATCACCTACTTCTTAAGGTCGCACGAGACGTCCAACCTGCGGTGCTATCAGGATCCCTTCATCTGCAGTGTCATCTCACGGGACCTGCCGCCGCTTCTCAAACGGCTTCCGGCACACACCGAGCCGCTCATCGCACGTAAGGTGGATGGGGCAGAGATAACTCTGCAGCGCCTGTTTTTCCCAGGGGATGCTGGTCTCTTGTGCCGCGATGAACAAGTGTTTGCTGTGGCGCAGCTGGACCAACTTATTCCAATTTCAGACAGCAACAGGTCTGAAGCTGAAATTGTTGTGCTCAACACCGATGGCAAAGATGATGATGCCATGTGGGAGGTTAAGCGGCTACCGATCCTCCATCCTAACCGTGAAAAGTTGGATATCTCTCCATGGTCAACTGATACAGTGATATCTTTCAAGAATTATATTTGCTGGGTTGATTACTGCATGGGAGGTATCTTATTCTTTGATGCCTTCAAAGGAAGGCCTGATATCTCTTACCTTGATTTACCACCTGTTCAGGGCCCCCCCCCTGACCATCCACCTGTTGGCAGAGGATACTTACAAATGTACCGCGGGGTGTCTGTCACCGATGAAGGTCGTTTGCTCAAGTTTGTTCATGTTGACCGTATTGATGGAGAGCTTGTTGGCCCATCTGATTCTGGTTACACCATAACCTCCCATACTTTGGAGATAACAGAGGATGGAGACATGGGGTGGGTCCAGGATGATATTATGCACTCAGATCCAGTGTTGCCTTCTGTTCGCACTCGCTATGACTTCAGTATTCTGAAATTCCCTCTTGTGAGTATGGACGATGCCCATGTggtacactttctgtactctgagGCCACGAATGATGGCCATTACAAGATTTCGGTGGTTACTGTTGATATGAAGACCAAGGCACTGCTGTCAACTCATCCGTATATAAAAGCTGAAGACCGCTTGGGAGAAGACACCGACATGTATGAATTCAAGTATTGTAAACTCAAGAGTTTTCTCCCCATCAAGTTCCCCATGAGTGTCACCAG GAAGAGGAAGCTCCTGGATTAA